GTAATTTCCGGATGATCTCTACAGATAGAGAAGAGGGACGTCCTACGGCTCAGTCTCACAGATGTCGCAAGGATCTCAATTGATCGTGAAGGTGATCGAGAATTCCTGTTAGCCGAATTTAAAGAGGAGCGTCTCCTTGACAAATTCGTATTGCAGATTAAGCCAACGCTCAAAATTGAATGGGGAAATGCATCTGTGTGGGCATGACCGCACGCTTGTCGTGTGAGTTGGACAAAATTTGACCCCTCGCTAGGTTAGCCCCCAGGAGGCAAGAAGGTTTACCCTCTCCTCCCCTTTCAGTCATTGAAGGTCAGCAGGTCAGGAAGGGACAGCCCAAACACCTCTGCCAGTTTTGCCAGTGTGCTGATGCGAACATCCACTTGACCTGTTTCAATACGGTGTGGATAGGCCCGGTGCATGCCTGTGAGATGCGCGAGGGTGTCTTGACTCCACCCTTGTTGCTCCCGTAACTGCCGGATGC
This window of the Deinococcus betulae genome carries:
- a CDS encoding helix-turn-helix domain-containing protein, whose product is MIDPNPDAASDVPLQKVVGQRIRQLREQQGWSQDTLAHLTGMHRAYPHRIETGQVDVRISTLAKLAEVFGLSLPDLLTFND